From a region of the Takifugu flavidus isolate HTHZ2018 chromosome 18, ASM371156v2, whole genome shotgun sequence genome:
- the LOC130514551 gene encoding cyclin-dependent kinase 5 activator 1-like: MGTVLSLSPSYRKAVLFEDGPATVGHYTAVQNSKNSKDAATAAAKSLKRPSIINVLPWKRIVAVSAKRKGSKKLQSDGGDGGKGSSPEGHATAMTNSASHSLKLKKSQSCANLSSYSSSQDPSATSTTTSSQLPTSKTLANVVTVTAKKNSLTGSGIQPSTATGTPKRVIVQASTNELMRSLGEFLCRRCYRLKRLSPTDPVLWLRSVDRSLLLQGWQDQGFITPANVVFLYMLCRDVVSSEVASERELQASLLTCLYLSYSYMGNEISYPLKPFLVEAEKEAFWDRCLEIINRMSGKMLQINTDPHFFTQVFADLKNESKKEEEKTKLLIGLDR; encoded by the exons ATGGGTACCGTGTTGTCACTGTCTCCCAGCTACCGCAAAGCGGTATTATTTGAGGATGGCCCCGCCACTGTGGGCCACTACACGGCGGTCCAGAACAGTAAGAATTCTAAAGATGCTGCCACCGCGGCTGCAAAGTCCCTCAAGCGTCCCTCTATAATTaatgtgttgccatggaaacgcaTCGTGGCCGTATCAGCGAAGAGGAAGGGGTCCAAGAAACTGCAGTCGGATGGTGGAGATGGGGGGAAAGGAAGCTCTCCAGAAGGCCATGCCACCGCCATGACCAACTCAGCGTCACACagcctgaagctgaagaagtcACAGTCCTGCGCCAACCTGTCATCGTACTCGTCGAGCCAGGACCCATCAGCCACCAGCACCACTACCTCGTCCCAGCTGCCCACCTCCAAGACCCTGGCTAATGTAGTTACAGTCACTGCCAAAAAGAATTCCCTCACAGGATCTGGGATACAGCCGTCTACTGCCACAGGAACGCCAAAACGGGTCATTGTCCAG GCCTCGACCAATGAACTGATGCGCAGCCTGGGTGAGTTCCTGTGCCGCCGCTGTTACCGCCTTAAGCGTTTGTCCCCGACAGATCCAGTGCTGTGGCTGCGTAGCGTGGACCGatccctcctcctgcagggctgGCAGGACCAGGGCTTCATCACACCGGCCAATGTGGTCTTCCTCTACATGCTGTGCCGTGACGTGGTCTCCTCTGAGGTGGCCTCGGAGCGCGAGCTGCAGGCCTCGCTCCTCACCTGCTTGTACCTGTCCTACTCCTACATGGGCAATGAGATCTCCTACCCGCTGAAGCCCTTCCTAGTAGAGGCGGAGAAGGAGGCCTTCTGGGACCGCTGCCTGGAGATCATCAACCGCATGAGTGGCAAAATGCTCCAGATCAACACCGACCCTCACTTCTTCACCCAGGTGTTTGCAGACCTGAAGAACGAGagcaagaaagaggaggagaagaccaaACTCCTTATAGGGCTCGACCGatag
- the rpain gene encoding RPA-interacting protein — protein MDALDRHRSLYKGNTPPWKETYRKRCVDRLKNSRSRLLEKYRQMGESELGRGSGASVIVQEVMEEEWTALRSEERGLPSLWGPAGMAEMLNVMKEYDELAVLEEIQQELMSHEMNIIEEYERNLQFEEQYISSVVEGLDETHVICPVCRMRNLNISSHFISCPCGLYLNTTNMTPGILRHLLESRMMEHMEKCCKTPVFSVTAGTDSPSCLMISCQVCDYLSVVV, from the exons ATGGATGCCTTGGACAGACACCGTTCACTCTATAAAGGAAATACTCCGCCATGGAAAGAAACGTATCGCAAG CGGTGTGTGGACAGACTCAAAAACAGCCGGTCGAGGCTGCTGGAAAAATACCGTCAGATGGGAGAAAGTGAGCTGGGTAGGGGCTCCGGGGCCTCCGTCATCGtccaggaggtgatggaggaggagtggaCAGCCCTGCGGTCAGAGGAGCGGGGACTGCCGTCGCTGTGGGGACCAGCGGGTATGGCAGAG ATGCTCAATGTTATGAAAGAATATGATGAACTTGCAGTACTTGAAGAAATCCAGCAGGAGCTCATGTCTCATG AAATGAATATAATTGAGGAGTATGAGAGGAACCTGCAGTTTGAGGAGCAGTACATCTCATCTGTCGTGGAAGGGCTGGATGAGACGCACGTAATCTGCCCCGTGTGTCGCAT GAGAAACTTGAACATCAGCAGCCATTTCATCTCCTGCCCCTGCGGACTGTACCTGAACACAACG AACATGACTCCGGGCATCCTGAGACATCTCCTCGAGTCCAGGATGATGGAGCACATggaaaaatgctgcaaaaccCCTGTTTTCTCTGTAACGGCCGGCACTGACAGCCCTTCCTGCTTAATGATAAGCTGCCAG GTGTGTGACTACCTCTCCGTTGTCGTATAA